In Synechococcus sp. A18-25c, a single window of DNA contains:
- a CDS encoding alpha/beta hydrolase — protein MKQVIAMHGWSGDGGSWQAWERHFSRHGWSWCSGERGYGDRTPTMPFWQTSEPGESQPCRAVIAHSLGPHLIGTDVLTQATEVVLLASFGRFVPEGPQGRALRTGLRGMRKAIGGAGETAMLRTFLRRAAQPGNADGLPHGPVQKGLSAQGRERLANDLDQLIATCGLPKGLPSSARVLVVDAEEDAIVAPAARRDQLLALERHLEQPPEHWQLRKAGHALLVPDLLKRVQQWLDHASPGPA, from the coding sequence ATGAAACAGGTCATCGCCATGCATGGCTGGAGCGGCGACGGAGGCAGCTGGCAGGCCTGGGAGCGCCATTTCAGCCGGCATGGCTGGAGCTGGTGCAGTGGCGAACGCGGCTACGGCGACCGCACACCCACAATGCCCTTCTGGCAGACGTCGGAACCAGGGGAATCCCAACCGTGCCGTGCCGTGATTGCCCATTCCCTAGGCCCGCATCTGATCGGGACCGATGTGCTGACGCAGGCCACCGAAGTGGTGCTGCTAGCCAGCTTCGGGCGATTCGTTCCTGAAGGCCCGCAAGGGCGCGCGCTGCGAACAGGTCTTAGAGGAATGCGCAAGGCAATCGGCGGAGCAGGAGAAACTGCCATGTTGCGCACGTTTCTTCGAAGAGCCGCGCAACCCGGCAACGCCGATGGCTTGCCGCATGGCCCCGTGCAGAAGGGGCTCTCTGCGCAAGGCCGAGAGCGGCTTGCCAACGATCTTGACCAACTGATTGCCACCTGTGGCCTGCCCAAGGGACTCCCCTCCAGCGCAAGGGTTCTGGTGGTGGATGCTGAGGAGGATGCGATCGTCGCTCCAGCAGCCCGTCGAGATCAGCTGCTCGCACTCGAACGCCATCTCGAACAACCACCAGAGCATTGGCAGCTGCGCAAGGCGGGCCATGCCTTGCTGGTTCCCGATCTGCTGAAGCGTGTTCAACAGTGGCTGGACCATGCGTCCCCAGGCCCGGCATGA
- a CDS encoding RNA helicase → MPDPETQAAKPESVGSPDPAQLFPFPLDDFQLDAIDALNQGHSVVVSAPTGSGKTLIGEYAIHRAMAHGQKVFYTTPLKALSNQKLRDFREQFGVENVGLMTGDLSVNRDASIVVMTTEIFRNMLYAEADEHDDPLADVEAVVLDECHYMNDSQRGTVWEESIIHCPPVVQLVALSATVANAGQLTDWIERVHGPTRLVLSDFRPVPLQFSFCSAKGLHPLLNDEGTGLHPNCKVWRAPKGHKRKGRSPRPPQPEPPPISFVVAQMAERDMLPAIYFIFSRRGCDKAVRDLGVQCLVTDAEQARIRDRLKVYSAANPEAVRDGLHADALLRGIAAHHAGVLPAWKELIEELFQQGLVKVVFATETLAAGINMPARSTVIASLSKRTERGHRPLMASEFLQMAGRAGRRGLDSKGYVVTVQSRFEGVREAGQLATSPADPLVSQFTPSYGMVLNLLQRHDLAKARELVERSFGRYLASLDLVEEEEILEQLRLQLGQLQGSAGDVPWEDFEDYEKRRGRLREERRLLRILQQQAEETLAHELTLALQFASVGTLVSLKSPQLRGGVTPAVIVQKCEGPGQFPLLLCLTLDNVWLLVPCQAVVSLHAELSCLQVEGVQAPELSRPGELRHGDQQSGGLALAVGHMAQRHDMTTPQYDLAGEVLSQAQTVKDLEADLEAHPAHRWGDRKQLKKHRRRMEDLEVEIAERQQVLHHRANRHWDTFLSLMEILQHFAALDDLEPTEIGRTVAALRGDNELWLGLALMSGHLDDLPPAELAAVFEAISTEVNRPDLWSGFPPPARAEEALQDLSGLRRELLRAQEHHQVVVPAWWEPELMGLVEAWASGTSWNDLIANTSLDEGDVVRIMRRTVDLLAQVPYCEAISEQLRSKARQALKAINRFPVAEADDLLKAAAAEAEGLNPATERAA, encoded by the coding sequence ATGCCGGATCCTGAGACCCAGGCTGCAAAGCCCGAAAGCGTGGGATCTCCGGATCCGGCGCAACTCTTTCCGTTTCCACTGGATGACTTTCAGTTGGACGCGATTGATGCGCTCAACCAGGGCCATTCGGTGGTGGTCAGCGCTCCCACGGGTTCAGGGAAAACGTTGATCGGTGAATACGCCATTCACAGGGCGATGGCGCATGGTCAGAAGGTTTTTTACACCACGCCCTTAAAGGCGTTGTCCAATCAGAAGCTGCGTGATTTCCGCGAGCAGTTCGGCGTTGAGAACGTCGGTCTGATGACCGGCGATCTCAGCGTCAATCGCGACGCATCGATCGTGGTCATGACCACGGAAATCTTCCGGAACATGCTTTACGCCGAGGCGGATGAGCATGACGACCCCCTGGCGGATGTGGAGGCCGTGGTGCTGGATGAGTGCCACTACATGAACGATTCCCAGCGAGGAACTGTTTGGGAAGAATCCATCATTCACTGCCCGCCGGTTGTTCAGCTCGTCGCGCTGTCGGCAACGGTGGCCAATGCAGGGCAGCTCACCGATTGGATTGAACGGGTCCATGGCCCCACCCGTTTGGTGCTCAGCGACTTCAGGCCGGTGCCGTTGCAGTTCAGCTTCTGCAGTGCCAAAGGGCTGCATCCGCTCCTCAACGATGAGGGCACTGGACTGCATCCCAACTGCAAGGTCTGGCGTGCACCCAAGGGCCACAAGCGCAAGGGGCGTTCGCCTCGTCCTCCTCAGCCGGAGCCCCCGCCGATCAGTTTTGTGGTGGCGCAGATGGCTGAGCGCGACATGCTGCCGGCCATCTATTTTATTTTTAGCCGCCGCGGTTGTGACAAGGCGGTGCGCGATCTTGGCGTGCAGTGTCTGGTCACGGACGCCGAGCAGGCTCGGATCCGAGATCGCCTGAAGGTTTACAGCGCTGCCAACCCGGAAGCGGTGCGCGATGGTCTGCATGCCGATGCTCTGCTCCGTGGCATTGCCGCTCATCACGCCGGGGTTCTGCCGGCCTGGAAAGAGTTGATTGAAGAGCTGTTTCAGCAGGGTTTGGTGAAGGTGGTGTTCGCCACCGAAACGCTTGCCGCAGGCATCAACATGCCCGCTCGCAGCACGGTGATCGCGTCTCTGTCGAAACGCACTGAGCGTGGCCATCGCCCGCTGATGGCGAGTGAATTCCTGCAGATGGCCGGACGGGCCGGACGACGTGGCTTGGATTCCAAGGGTTATGTGGTCACGGTGCAAAGCCGATTCGAAGGGGTACGTGAGGCGGGTCAGTTGGCCACCAGCCCGGCAGACCCTCTGGTGAGTCAGTTCACGCCGAGTTACGGCATGGTTTTGAACCTCCTGCAGCGTCACGACCTGGCCAAGGCGCGCGAGCTGGTGGAACGCAGCTTTGGTCGTTATCTGGCCAGCCTTGACCTTGTGGAAGAGGAAGAGATCCTCGAACAGCTGCGACTGCAGCTTGGGCAGTTGCAGGGATCAGCTGGTGATGTCCCCTGGGAAGATTTCGAGGACTACGAAAAGCGCCGGGGACGATTGCGAGAGGAGCGTCGTCTGCTGCGCATCCTTCAGCAGCAGGCTGAAGAAACCTTGGCCCATGAACTCACGCTGGCCTTGCAGTTCGCCAGCGTTGGGACCCTGGTCAGTCTGAAGTCGCCCCAGCTCAGAGGCGGAGTGACTCCCGCGGTGATCGTCCAGAAATGTGAGGGGCCAGGCCAGTTTCCGCTGCTGCTCTGTCTCACGCTCGACAATGTCTGGCTGCTGGTGCCGTGTCAGGCCGTGGTGAGCCTGCACGCCGAACTCAGCTGCCTTCAGGTGGAGGGTGTGCAAGCCCCTGAACTCAGCCGGCCCGGTGAATTGCGTCATGGTGACCAGCAAAGCGGTGGTCTGGCCCTTGCCGTGGGCCATATGGCTCAGCGGCATGACATGACCACGCCGCAGTACGACCTGGCGGGTGAAGTGCTGTCTCAGGCCCAGACCGTAAAGGATCTGGAAGCGGATCTCGAGGCGCATCCGGCCCATCGCTGGGGCGATCGCAAGCAGCTCAAGAAGCATCGCCGCCGCATGGAAGATCTGGAGGTGGAGATTGCCGAGCGCCAGCAGGTGTTGCATCACCGGGCGAACCGCCACTGGGACACATTCCTTTCTCTCATGGAGATCCTTCAGCATTTTGCGGCTCTCGATGACCTGGAGCCCACGGAGATCGGCCGCACCGTTGCGGCCTTGCGAGGCGACAACGAGCTGTGGCTCGGCTTGGCGCTGATGAGTGGTCATCTCGATGACCTGCCCCCGGCGGAACTGGCCGCAGTGTTTGAAGCCATCAGCACCGAAGTGAATCGACCGGATCTGTGGAGTGGCTTCCCGCCGCCGGCACGGGCGGAAGAGGCGCTCCAGGATTTGTCTGGACTGCGGCGGGAACTGTTGCGGGCTCAGGAGCACCACCAGGTGGTTGTGCCTGCCTGGTGGGAGCCCGAGCTGATGGGCCTCGTGGAGGCCTGGGCGAGTGGCACTTCCTGGAATGATCTGATCGCCAACACGTCTCTGGATGAAGGCGATGTGGTGCGGATCATGCGCCGGACTGTGGATCTGCTGGCTCAGGTGCCCTACTGCGAAGCGATCAGTGAGCAGCTCCGCAGCAAGGCCCGTCAGGCGCTGAAGGCCATCAATCGCTTCCCCGTGGCCGAAGC
- a CDS encoding 8-amino-7-oxononanoate synthase, producing MNIPPARRRQLRTWSPSGKDGRLQAGMATADEGLLDLASNDYLSLCRHPAVIAAAHEELLRSGAGAAGSRLVSGTRPVHDQLETALSHWLERERVLLFPSGFQANLAAVSALAGRHTIVLADRLIHHSLLVGVQASGARLRRFAHNDLQALEHLLLQCRDDRPGAPLLVITESLFSMEGTSPALTELSALCRQHGAQLLLDEAHALGVLGDGGRGLGYRMSDVTMISGTFGKSFGSGGAFLACDEALGDHLLQSSGAFRYTTALAPSLAAAALAALQLIQDNPSWGAELLQRGEIWRARLQTAGWTRPMGTGPILPLVVGDDQTSLDLQGELEQAGLLTVAIRPPTVPEGCARLRLVLHRTLPDETLDSLIQVLARTGSAQ from the coding sequence ATGAACATTCCTCCGGCCCGCCGCCGTCAGCTGCGCACCTGGTCTCCATCAGGGAAGGATGGTCGCTTGCAAGCGGGGATGGCGACTGCCGATGAGGGATTGCTGGATCTGGCCAGTAACGACTACCTGAGCCTGTGCCGCCATCCGGCTGTGATCGCCGCAGCCCATGAGGAACTGCTGCGAAGTGGTGCTGGAGCCGCTGGATCGCGCCTGGTGAGCGGCACACGCCCCGTGCATGACCAACTGGAAACCGCTCTGTCCCACTGGTTGGAACGCGAACGGGTGCTGCTGTTTCCCAGCGGTTTCCAGGCCAATCTGGCGGCCGTGAGCGCCCTGGCGGGCCGTCACACGATCGTGCTTGCAGATCGGCTGATTCATCACTCCCTGCTGGTGGGCGTGCAAGCCAGCGGAGCCCGCCTCCGGCGATTTGCCCACAACGACTTACAAGCACTGGAGCATCTGCTGCTGCAATGCCGGGACGATCGTCCCGGCGCTCCGCTGCTGGTGATCACGGAAAGCCTGTTCAGCATGGAGGGAACTAGTCCTGCACTAACTGAGCTATCCGCACTGTGTCGGCAGCACGGAGCACAGCTGCTGCTCGACGAAGCGCACGCCCTCGGCGTGCTGGGTGACGGTGGGCGGGGACTGGGGTACAGGATGAGCGACGTGACCATGATCAGTGGCACCTTCGGCAAGTCCTTCGGTAGCGGCGGCGCTTTCCTGGCCTGTGACGAAGCTCTTGGCGACCATCTGCTGCAGAGCAGTGGGGCCTTCCGGTACACCACAGCACTCGCACCTTCGTTGGCCGCGGCGGCCCTCGCTGCTTTGCAGCTGATCCAGGACAATCCCAGCTGGGGGGCGGAGCTGCTGCAACGGGGCGAGATCTGGCGAGCCCGCCTGCAGACCGCTGGCTGGACGCGGCCGATGGGGACCGGTCCGATTCTGCCGCTCGTAGTAGGAGACGACCAAACCTCACTGGACCTGCAGGGGGAGCTGGAGCAAGCGGGTCTGCTCACCGTTGCGATCCGCCCACCGACGGTGCCAGAAGGCTGTGCCCGGCTCCGTCTAGTGCTGCATCGCACCCTGCCCGATGAGACATTGGACTCTCTGATCCAGGTTCTGGCTCGCACCGGCAGTGCTCAATGA
- the bioD gene encoding dethiobiotin synthase — MTAPRTPLRLVVCGTDTDVGKTVISALLVQGLKARYWKPVQSGLEGGGDRQRVVDLIDLPASQWIPEAYAFDAPVSPHWAAELENRQLDPDRLTLPADDGTPLVVETAGGLHVPLNRSWQQIDQLQRWGLPVVLVARSGLGTLNHTLLSLEALRNRSIPVLGLVINGPRHADNPRTLSELGHVPVLAELPVLEPLNAAALADAWQKQGLGPKFEALAACPDHQ, encoded by the coding sequence ATGACCGCACCCCGGACTCCACTACGCCTTGTGGTCTGCGGCACCGACACAGACGTCGGCAAAACGGTGATCAGTGCCCTGCTCGTCCAGGGCCTGAAGGCCCGCTACTGGAAACCGGTTCAGAGCGGACTCGAGGGCGGCGGAGATCGGCAACGGGTGGTGGATTTAATCGACTTGCCAGCGTCCCAGTGGATACCCGAGGCATACGCCTTTGATGCTCCGGTGTCGCCGCATTGGGCTGCGGAGCTTGAGAATCGACAACTCGACCCCGACCGCCTGACCCTGCCAGCCGACGATGGGACGCCCCTAGTGGTGGAGACGGCGGGGGGACTGCATGTACCACTGAACCGGTCATGGCAGCAGATTGATCAACTGCAGCGCTGGGGGCTCCCCGTGGTGCTCGTGGCTCGCAGTGGTCTGGGCACGCTCAACCACACCCTGCTCAGCCTGGAGGCACTTCGAAACCGCAGCATTCCAGTGCTGGGTCTTGTGATCAACGGTCCCCGGCACGCTGACAATCCGCGCACCCTGTCAGAACTGGGGCATGTTCCCGTGCTGGCTGAACTACCGGTGTTGGAGCCTCTCAACGCAGCTGCACTGGCAGACGCGTGGCAAAAGCAGGGCCTGGGCCCTAAGTTCGAGGCGCTCGCTGCATGCCCAGACCATCAATGA
- a CDS encoding methyltransferase, with protein sequence MTTDAWGDRVLSRFGAAADRYDSASMLQRAVAWRLAGHCRRVGVPKGLWVDLGSGTGNLADALESHHPGQQVLRLDGSDAMLRQQPSSVRTQLWDLRQPLPSWELSPSLLASSFCLHWLDCPEQRVKQWLNRLQSGGWLALALPVEGCFPQWHQASAQSGIACSALAFPHHASLCGDLESEQLQFTQQLHFTTSAINLPQLLKPLRRVGAGSSRTQALPVQDWRALQRCWPDRDDDRRLRLTWVIQLLLIRR encoded by the coding sequence ATGACCACCGATGCCTGGGGTGACCGCGTGCTGTCACGCTTCGGAGCCGCGGCCGACCGCTACGACTCGGCGTCCATGCTTCAGCGTGCCGTGGCCTGGCGCCTAGCCGGCCATTGCAGAAGGGTCGGCGTCCCCAAGGGATTGTGGGTTGATCTTGGCAGCGGCACCGGGAACCTCGCTGATGCACTGGAGAGCCATCACCCTGGGCAACAGGTGCTGCGTCTGGACGGAAGTGACGCCATGTTGCGCCAGCAACCGTCATCTGTGCGCACCCAGCTTTGGGACCTGAGGCAACCCCTACCCAGCTGGGAGCTCAGCCCCAGCCTGCTCGCCTCCAGTTTCTGTCTGCACTGGCTGGACTGCCCTGAACAACGGGTGAAGCAATGGCTGAACCGGCTTCAATCGGGTGGATGGCTGGCGCTTGCTCTGCCGGTTGAAGGCTGCTTCCCGCAGTGGCATCAGGCTTCTGCACAAAGCGGGATTGCCTGCAGCGCGCTGGCATTTCCACACCACGCGTCGTTGTGTGGTGATCTGGAATCAGAGCAGCTTCAATTCACCCAACAGCTTCACTTCACCACGAGTGCGATCAATCTCCCCCAGCTGCTGAAACCGCTCCGCCGCGTGGGTGCCGGCTCAAGCCGGACCCAGGCTCTACCTGTGCAGGACTGGCGAGCGCTGCAGAGGTGTTGGCCTGATCGCGATGACGATCGAAGGCTCAGACTCACCTGGGTGATCCAACTGCTGCTGATCCGCCGATGA
- the bioA gene encoding adenosylmethionine--8-amino-7-oxononanoate transaminase: protein MSRNHHPNLWPPFTSITTTPPLEQVVRGEGAVLYRAEGPPLIDAISSWWVTLHGHAHPVVAEAIAEQAAKLEQVIFAEFTHPQAERLAERLAGRTGLERVFFSDNGSTAVEVALKTAVQWWHNRGEARQQLIAFDGAYHGDTFGAMAVGARSLFSEPFDPLLFPVTRIPWPHTHWNDEEVEPREQQALDALGLALRTPTAAVILEPLVQGAGGMRIVRPQFLQAVEQRVREAGSLLIADEVMAGFGRCGRLLASQRAGITPDLVALSKGLTAGFLPMGITLAKEAIFEEFLGTDPTKTLWHGHSFTANPLGCAAANASLDLLEVEPEQHEQFEQRHRSRLERLAQHPRVQRPRLCGTIAAFDLVTSGTQGYLNPAGKVLRRLVRDQGVLIRPLGDVVYLLPPLCISETQLDQCYEAISNGLEALPASDL, encoded by the coding sequence GTGTCACGGAACCATCACCCCAATCTTTGGCCTCCTTTCACCTCCATCACCACCACTCCACCGCTGGAACAGGTGGTTCGCGGCGAAGGCGCGGTCCTCTACAGAGCGGAAGGGCCACCACTGATCGATGCCATCAGCAGTTGGTGGGTCACGCTGCATGGCCATGCGCACCCAGTGGTGGCTGAGGCGATCGCGGAACAGGCCGCCAAGCTAGAGCAAGTGATCTTCGCTGAATTCACCCATCCCCAGGCGGAACGCCTGGCGGAACGCCTGGCCGGACGCACTGGCCTCGAGCGGGTGTTCTTCTCCGACAACGGATCGACGGCCGTGGAAGTGGCCCTGAAGACGGCCGTGCAGTGGTGGCACAACCGTGGCGAAGCGCGTCAGCAGCTGATTGCCTTCGACGGGGCTTATCACGGGGATACCTTTGGCGCGATGGCTGTCGGGGCGCGCAGTCTGTTCAGCGAACCCTTTGATCCGCTGCTGTTCCCAGTCACCCGGATCCCGTGGCCCCACACGCACTGGAACGACGAGGAGGTGGAGCCTCGCGAGCAACAGGCCTTGGACGCACTAGGGCTGGCACTACGGACACCAACAGCAGCGGTGATTCTCGAGCCGCTCGTTCAGGGAGCGGGCGGCATGCGCATCGTGCGTCCTCAGTTTCTGCAAGCGGTTGAACAACGGGTGCGCGAGGCCGGCAGTTTGCTGATCGCCGATGAAGTGATGGCGGGATTCGGACGCTGCGGCCGGTTGCTGGCTTCGCAGAGAGCCGGCATCACACCGGATCTCGTGGCTCTGTCTAAAGGGCTCACAGCAGGGTTCCTGCCAATGGGAATCACGCTGGCCAAGGAAGCGATCTTCGAGGAGTTTCTCGGCACCGATCCAACCAAGACCCTGTGGCATGGCCATAGCTTCACGGCCAATCCCCTGGGCTGTGCCGCAGCCAATGCCAGCCTGGATCTGCTCGAAGTCGAGCCGGAACAGCACGAACAATTTGAACAGCGCCATCGGTCCCGATTGGAACGCCTGGCGCAACATCCCAGAGTGCAGCGTCCTCGCCTCTGCGGCACGATCGCCGCCTTCGACCTGGTGACGAGCGGAACCCAGGGCTATCTCAACCCCGCCGGCAAAGTCTTGCGACGACTGGTCAGGGACCAGGGGGTGCTGATTCGTCCTCTGGGGGATGTGGTCTATCTCTTACCGCCGTTGTGCATCAGCGAAACCCAGCTTGATCAGTGCTACGAGGCCATCTCCAACGGATTGGAGGCGTTGCCTGCCAGCGACCTATGA
- a CDS encoding bile acid:sodium symporter family protein translates to MARALEHFTLLFPLWTLLAAVLSLMQPDWFSWVSGPVIVWSLALIMLGMGLGLAPSDFRRVLVAPRPVLLGVVCQFVVMPLLAALVAWVLGLAPPLAVGLILVGCCPGGTASNVVALIARADIALSVVMTSLSTLLAVVLTPLLTGLLAGRYVPVDGWTLLANVLQVVLVPVALGVSLKQGLPRFAARVEPLMPPVAVLAIALIVGGIVGSQQEVLLRQGGLLVLATLLLHGGGFLLGGLFSALMGESVPAQRTISIEVGMQNSGLAVVLARSGGFASPLTALPGAISAVIHSLLGSLLAALWRQRP, encoded by the coding sequence ATGGCCCGTGCCCTGGAGCATTTCACCCTCCTCTTTCCTCTCTGGACTCTGTTGGCTGCTGTCCTGTCACTGATGCAGCCCGATTGGTTTAGCTGGGTGAGCGGACCTGTGATCGTTTGGTCGCTGGCGCTAATCATGCTGGGGATGGGTCTGGGTCTAGCTCCATCCGATTTCCGTCGGGTGCTGGTAGCGCCCCGGCCGGTTCTGCTCGGCGTGGTTTGTCAGTTTGTGGTGATGCCGTTGCTAGCAGCCTTGGTGGCCTGGGTGCTGGGTCTGGCACCGCCGTTGGCCGTTGGGTTGATTCTCGTGGGCTGCTGCCCCGGGGGCACCGCCAGCAATGTGGTCGCCCTGATTGCCAGAGCTGACATCGCTCTTTCGGTGGTGATGACCTCGCTCAGCACGCTGCTGGCCGTGGTGTTGACACCTCTGCTCACCGGTCTGCTGGCGGGGCGTTACGTGCCCGTGGATGGTTGGACCCTGCTGGCCAATGTGCTGCAGGTGGTGCTCGTTCCGGTGGCCTTGGGCGTGTCCCTCAAGCAGGGGCTTCCGCGCTTCGCTGCCCGTGTCGAGCCGTTGATGCCTCCGGTGGCCGTGCTCGCGATCGCGCTGATTGTGGGTGGAATTGTGGGCAGTCAGCAGGAGGTGCTGTTGCGCCAGGGAGGACTGCTCGTGCTGGCTACACTGCTGCTGCACGGCGGCGGGTTCCTGCTGGGTGGGCTGTTTTCGGCGTTGATGGGGGAATCGGTGCCGGCGCAACGCACCATCAGCATTGAAGTTGGCATGCAGAACTCAGGATTGGCTGTCGTCCTGGCCCGCTCCGGTGGCTTTGCCAGCCCGCTGACCGCTTTGCCGGGTGCTATTTCAGCCGTGATCCATTCCCTGTTAGGAAGCCTGTTGGCGGCTCTGTGGCGGCAGCGTCCTTAG
- a CDS encoding DUF3143 domain-containing protein — translation METLGATRSEQDPCDWIWEQPDWRARLRLDQEDLGVIWDSAQPPRSCSYSYRLPRSDVEAALRFGP, via the coding sequence TTGGAGACTCTGGGTGCTACCCGGAGTGAGCAGGATCCCTGCGACTGGATTTGGGAACAGCCTGACTGGCGGGCGCGGTTGCGTCTGGATCAGGAAGACCTTGGAGTGATCTGGGATTCGGCGCAGCCACCGCGAAGTTGCAGTTATTCCTACCGGCTGCCCCGATCCGACGTCGAGGCTGCCCTGCGATTCGGCCCTTGA